The stretch of DNA ATTGCCATTTCACCCATATGGACGCGGCCAGAGGGGAAAGTCTTACTCACCTTACGCAGATTGCGCCGGTGTCACGCTTCGCGCCGCGAACGCGGGAATCCAGTGTCCAAAGGCTGGACACCCGCCAGCCTGCCCCCGTGTAGACGGGGGCGGGTGTGACGGTGCGTAAGATGAGGTCTTACTTACTCATTTTCCGCTCGGTCGGACGGGGGTTTCTTGTGAAGCCCGCCGGACACGCCGAAACTGCGAAGATGGAATGAAATAATGGCTACGTTGAGCGTTTTAGAGCGGCTGTCGCGCCGATCCGGCGAAAGCCGGGAGCGATTCCTGACCGTTTTTATGCCAGTGCGGAAGCGGAAGTCTGGCGCACCTGCTGCGCCAACCCGGTGATAGAGCTTTGCAAGTTGGTCAGGCCGAATGCCTGAAGAATTTGCCGTTGAACCCGCGTCGGCTCACTTAGATGAAAGCGTACTTCCCGTCCGTCGTCAATCTGGACGATACTCACGGTCGCAAAGGCCCGCAGCAAGCGTTGGCCCGTCGGGGTGAGCGTGTCACGCTTCTCGGGCATCAACCCGTCAATGACTTGGCCGGTCTGGGCCACGTGACGGCGCACCTGACGTTCGAGCAAAGCAAAGATCAACGCGGCGAGCATGACGAGAAAGACCAAGGCTTCAATCCGATCGGGCCGCTTGAGCCACAGCGGGCGCACGCGCACCGGCAACTGGTTCAAATCGCGAAAGCACCCTTCGGCATGATGTTGGCCTTTGTAAATCTCCAAAACGGCGGTGGGCGAATGGGTCTCGGCCGGCAGGTTGGTGATCACCGAATACACGCCGTCCCAGCGCGCGTCGGCTTGGAGGGCTTTGCGCTGGAGGGTCCAGGCCATGCGCAGCGGCGCGGTGTGGGCGCGGGTCTTGGTGACCTGCACATGGAAGTAGCGCCCGGCCGGGTTCTGCCGCAGCACCCGCGCCACGCGCTGGCGCACCGTGTCCAGCGTGGTGTAGTCATACTTGTTCAACAGGCCCTGGATCCGCTCCAATTCAGTCTGGAGCCTGGCGAGTTGTTTCTCTCGCTTGAGGCGGGTTTGCTCCGCCTTGCGGCTGCTGCGCACATACAGCCGACGCAGCGCATACTGGGTACCGGTGAGCGGATCCGTCAAGGTGTCTGTGTCGAGAATGACGCTGTACTGGCCGCGCTCCGCTGCGGGCTTGTGTCGGTCGGCCTGGGCCACATACGGCACGGGTTGCCAAGTCGCCCCCTGCCGCCACAGTTTGTCCAGCCGCTCGCGGCGGGCGGCGTGCCACGGTTCGGTCGCCGCAAAGCAATAGTGCCAGCGACACAAGCCGAGCAGGTTCCCGCGCGACGGCAATTTGCTGTCCCCGCCGATGACCAACACCTCGTCCAGCGGCAGGTGGGCGCGCAGTTCACGCAGATCGTCCAGGTAGGTCACATCGTCGGCTTGATTGCCGTCCCCCAGCCCAAACCAGGCGGGCAAACCACCATCGGCACTCACCAATGTCGACAAGCTCAACAACTTGCGATCCACTTGCCCATCTTTGGGCTTGCCGTAGGTGATGCGTGGCACCTCGGGCGGCAACGCCTCTTGCCCCTCATAACTGCCTTCAAAGGCGATCTTGCTCGGGTCGGCGTGCAACGTGCGCAAGTCGAGCCCAAACCGTTGCACCGCCCGGTTCATCACCCAGCCCCAGATCGCCACGCGCTGGGGACGCACGGCGTCCAACATCGCGCCCAGTCGGTCGTCGTTCAACTTCTCCGCCGGCACCCCAAAGAGCGCGGGGACGGCGTTCTCACTTGCCCAGTCGGCAATTTCATAAATCGGCAGGGGCACG from Acidobacteriota bacterium encodes:
- a CDS encoding IS1634 family transposase, with translation MIEIINALVPNETGEYPYGELAGVVIASRLQGVPLPIYEIADWASENAVPALFGVPAEKLNDDRLGAMLDAVRPQRVAIWGWVMNRAVQRFGLDLRTLHADPSKIAFEGSYEGQEALPPEVPRITYGKPKDGQVDRKLLSLSTLVSADGGLPAWFGLGDGNQADDVTYLDDLRELRAHLPLDEVLVIGGDSKLPSRGNLLGLCRWHYCFAATEPWHAARRERLDKLWRQGATWQPVPYVAQADRHKPAAERGQYSVILDTDTLTDPLTGTQYALRRLYVRSSRKAEQTRLKREKQLARLQTELERIQGLLNKYDYTTLDTVRQRVARVLRQNPAGRYFHVQVTKTRAHTAPLRMAWTLQRKALQADARWDGVYSVITNLPAETHSPTAVLEIYKGQHHAEGCFRDLNQLPVRVRPLWLKRPDRIEALVFLVMLAALIFALLERQVRRHVAQTGQVIDGLMPEKRDTLTPTGQRLLRAFATVSIVQIDDGREVRFHLSEPTRVQRQILQAFGLTNLQSSITGLAQQVRQTSASALA